The proteins below come from a single Beutenbergia cavernae DSM 12333 genomic window:
- a CDS encoding pyridoxine/pyridoxamine 5'-phosphate oxidase: MTSWRERLRALPTIPAEVEDLDVATLPGDPVDLFTAWLTEAIDAGVPAPHAMTIATSGLHGEVSARALILKDVGPHGWAFATRRDSLKGAQIADNPRAALVFLWPALGHQVRVVGPVRDLGDDAAAADFAARSPYSRASALAGHQGDELADVATHRRAYADALARAQADPDLTLAAWRVYAVVPREVEFWHSSAAGQVRVVYSRPVDDDAAPGGAWRRTFRWP, translated from the coding sequence GTGACCTCCTGGCGTGAACGACTCCGTGCCCTGCCCACCATCCCCGCGGAGGTGGAGGATCTCGACGTCGCCACGCTCCCGGGCGACCCCGTGGACCTGTTCACGGCATGGCTCACCGAGGCGATCGACGCCGGCGTCCCGGCGCCGCACGCGATGACGATCGCGACGTCTGGTCTGCACGGCGAGGTGAGCGCTCGCGCCTTGATCCTCAAGGACGTCGGCCCGCACGGCTGGGCGTTCGCCACCCGTCGGGACTCCCTCAAGGGCGCGCAGATCGCGGACAACCCGCGGGCGGCGCTCGTGTTCCTGTGGCCAGCGCTGGGCCACCAGGTGCGGGTCGTCGGCCCCGTTCGCGACCTCGGCGACGACGCCGCAGCCGCCGACTTCGCGGCGCGCTCTCCGTACTCGCGGGCGAGCGCGCTGGCCGGTCACCAGGGGGACGAGCTCGCCGACGTCGCCACGCACCGCCGGGCGTACGCGGACGCGCTCGCCCGAGCGCAGGCCGATCCCGACCTGACGCTGGCCGCGTGGCGGGTCTACGCCGTCGTTCCGCGCGAGGTGGAGTTCTGGCACTCCAGCGCGGCCGGGCAGGTGCGCGTGGTCTACTCCCGGCCGGTGGACGACGACGCCGCACCGGGCGGGGCGTGGCGGCGCACTTTCCGCTGGCCCTGA
- a CDS encoding acylphosphatase: protein MNVRDADAAGAPAGAGRSRVRRRAVVTGIVQGVGFRYSAQHVAESHGVDGWVTNRGDGAVEAVLEGSPDAVEAVLAWLREGPPGAWVRDVVVTSEPPAGERGFEIR from the coding sequence GTGAACGTGCGCGACGCCGACGCGGCCGGTGCCCCTGCGGGTGCCGGCCGCTCGCGCGTGCGCCGCCGGGCCGTCGTCACGGGGATCGTGCAGGGCGTCGGCTTCCGGTACTCGGCACAGCACGTCGCGGAGTCGCACGGTGTCGACGGCTGGGTGACCAACCGTGGCGACGGCGCTGTCGAGGCCGTGCTCGAGGGGTCGCCGGACGCCGTCGAGGCCGTCCTCGCGTGGCTCCGCGAGGGGCCGCCGGGCGCCTGGGTGCGGGACGTCGTCGTCACGTCCGAACCACCGGCGGGGGAGCGCGGCTTCGAGATCCGCTGA
- a CDS encoding type I restriction endonuclease subunit R, which yields MTDTASKFEPIAMSSDSTVVAEFTADPAEATRYQSEAELEAELVRLLREQAYEYLPITSESDLVANLRRQLEALNHITFTDAEWKRFFAERIAGERDGIVEKTVRIQEDHVQLLKRDDGTSKNITLLDKTHIHNNRLQMINQYEVPGAPSSDGAGRPRRANRYDVTILVNGLPLVHVELKRRGVDLREAFNQINRYQRDSFWSGSGLFEYVQLFVISNGTLTKYYSNTTRSQHLSEQGKAKRGRKTSNSFEFTSWWADATNRPIMDLVGFTRTFFAKHSLLNVLTKYCVQTADRMLLVMRPYQIAATEQILTRIETSSNQKRFGTLSAGGYVWHTTGSGKTLTSFKTAQLASKLGGVDKVLFVVDRKDLDYQTMREYDRFEKGAANSNTSTAVLKRQLEDPSKRIIITTIQKLSTFIAKNAGHAIYGGHVVTIFDECHRSQFGDMHTAITKAFKRYHLFGFTGTPIFAVNAGTGGNPTLRTTAQAFGDKLHTYTIVDAITDRNVLPFRIDYVNTVKVGAVIDKQVSAIDTERALLDPARVRQVTQYVLDHFDQKTKRNQTYALKDRRVVGFNALFATASIDAAKVYYNMFSLLQEDLPDAKKLKVGLIYSYAANEAEDETAAGLLGEEEFETHDLDASSRDFLEDAIQDYNDMFGTSFDTSADKFQNYYKDLSLRLKDREIDLVIVVNMFLTGFDATTMNTLWVDKDLRAHGLVQAYSRTNRILNSVKTYGNIVSFRDLEQETNDAIALFGNKDAAGIVLLKPYGEYFDEYADKVTELRERFPLGTPIVGEQAQKDFIAVFGALLRLRNILLSFDNFAGNQILSDRDLQDYQSIYLDLYQSFRRADTAERETINDDVVFEIELIKQVEINVDYILMLVEKYRAAKGDGDDREIRATIDRAIDSSPSLRNKKDLIEEFVDRLSVDEDVAAEWRAYVATKRDAELEQIIADENLKPDQTRAFIDTAFRDGQVRVTGTAVTALLPPVSRFAKGSNHGAKKQTVIERLTAFFERFFDLQ from the coding sequence GTGACGGACACCGCGTCGAAGTTCGAGCCGATCGCGATGTCGTCGGATTCGACCGTCGTCGCGGAGTTCACGGCGGACCCCGCCGAGGCGACGCGGTACCAGTCGGAGGCCGAGCTCGAGGCCGAGCTGGTCCGCCTGTTGCGTGAGCAGGCCTACGAGTACCTGCCGATCACCTCCGAGTCGGACCTGGTCGCGAACTTGCGAAGGCAGCTCGAGGCCCTGAACCACATCACCTTCACCGATGCCGAGTGGAAGCGGTTCTTCGCCGAGAGGATCGCCGGGGAACGGGACGGCATCGTCGAGAAGACGGTCCGGATCCAGGAGGACCACGTTCAGCTCCTGAAGCGCGATGACGGCACGAGCAAGAACATCACGCTGCTGGACAAGACCCACATCCACAACAACCGGCTGCAGATGATCAACCAGTACGAGGTGCCGGGTGCGCCGTCGTCGGACGGGGCCGGCCGGCCGCGGCGCGCGAACCGCTACGACGTGACGATCCTGGTCAATGGACTCCCGCTCGTGCACGTCGAGCTGAAGCGCCGCGGGGTCGATCTGCGGGAAGCGTTCAACCAGATCAACAGGTACCAGCGCGACTCGTTCTGGTCCGGATCGGGCCTGTTCGAGTACGTGCAGCTCTTCGTGATCTCCAACGGGACGCTCACGAAGTACTACTCGAACACCACCCGCAGCCAGCACCTGAGCGAGCAGGGCAAGGCCAAGCGCGGGCGGAAGACGTCGAACTCGTTCGAGTTCACGTCGTGGTGGGCGGACGCGACGAACCGACCGATCATGGACCTCGTCGGGTTCACCAGGACGTTCTTCGCCAAGCACTCGCTGCTGAACGTGCTGACGAAGTACTGCGTGCAGACAGCGGACCGGATGCTGCTGGTGATGCGTCCGTACCAGATCGCTGCGACCGAGCAGATCCTCACGCGGATCGAGACGTCGTCGAACCAGAAGCGGTTCGGCACGCTGTCTGCCGGCGGATACGTGTGGCACACCACCGGCTCGGGCAAGACGTTGACGTCGTTCAAGACGGCGCAGCTCGCCTCGAAGCTCGGTGGCGTGGACAAGGTGCTGTTCGTCGTCGACCGCAAGGACCTGGACTACCAGACCATGCGCGAGTACGACAGGTTCGAGAAGGGCGCGGCGAACTCCAACACCTCCACTGCCGTGCTCAAGCGGCAGCTCGAGGACCCGTCGAAGCGAATCATCATCACCACGATCCAGAAGCTGTCGACGTTCATCGCCAAGAACGCGGGCCACGCCATCTACGGCGGGCACGTGGTGACCATCTTCGACGAGTGCCACCGCTCCCAGTTCGGCGACATGCACACCGCGATCACCAAGGCGTTCAAGCGGTACCACCTGTTCGGGTTCACCGGGACCCCGATCTTCGCGGTCAACGCCGGCACGGGCGGGAACCCGACCCTCCGGACCACGGCGCAGGCGTTCGGAGACAAGCTGCACACGTACACGATCGTGGACGCGATCACCGACAGGAACGTGCTCCCGTTCCGCATCGACTACGTCAACACCGTCAAGGTCGGCGCCGTGATCGACAAGCAGGTCTCGGCGATCGACACGGAGAGGGCGCTGCTCGACCCGGCCCGCGTGCGCCAGGTCACCCAGTACGTCCTGGACCATTTCGACCAGAAGACCAAGCGCAACCAGACGTACGCCTTGAAGGACCGGCGTGTCGTGGGGTTCAACGCGCTCTTCGCGACCGCGTCGATCGACGCGGCGAAGGTCTATTACAACATGTTCAGCCTCCTCCAGGAGGACCTGCCTGACGCGAAGAAGCTGAAGGTCGGGCTGATCTACTCCTACGCCGCCAACGAGGCCGAGGACGAGACCGCGGCCGGGCTGCTGGGCGAGGAGGAGTTCGAGACTCACGACCTCGACGCCAGTTCACGGGACTTCCTGGAGGACGCAATCCAGGACTACAACGACATGTTCGGGACCTCGTTCGACACCAGCGCGGACAAGTTCCAGAACTACTACAAAGACCTGTCGCTGCGGCTAAAGGACCGCGAGATCGACCTGGTCATCGTCGTCAACATGTTCCTCACGGGGTTCGACGCCACCACGATGAACACCCTGTGGGTGGACAAGGACCTGCGCGCGCACGGTCTGGTCCAGGCGTACTCGCGGACCAACCGGATCCTGAACTCGGTCAAGACTTACGGCAACATCGTCTCCTTCCGCGATCTCGAGCAGGAGACGAACGACGCGATCGCGCTGTTTGGCAACAAGGACGCCGCCGGCATCGTCCTCCTCAAGCCCTACGGGGAGTACTTCGACGAGTACGCCGACAAGGTCACCGAGCTGCGCGAGCGCTTCCCCCTCGGCACGCCGATCGTCGGGGAGCAGGCACAGAAGGACTTCATCGCCGTCTTCGGGGCGCTGCTGCGGCTCCGCAACATCCTGCTCTCCTTCGACAACTTCGCGGGCAACCAGATCCTGTCCGACCGGGACCTGCAGGACTACCAGTCGATCTACCTGGACCTGTACCAGTCGTTCCGTCGCGCCGACACCGCGGAGCGGGAGACGATCAACGACGATGTCGTGTTCGAGATCGAGCTAATCAAGCAGGTCGAGATCAACGTCGACTACATCCTCATGCTCGTCGAGAAGTACCGGGCGGCCAAGGGCGACGGTGACGACCGGGAGATCAGGGCGACCATCGACCGGGCCATCGACTCCAGCCCGTCCTTGCGCAACAAGAAGGACCTCATCGAGGAGTTCGTCGACCGGCTGTCCGTGGATGAGGACGTGGCTGCCGAGTGGCGCGCCTACGTCGCGACGAAGCGCGACGCCGAGCTCGAGCAGATCATCGCGGACGAGAACCTCAAGCCCGACCAGACACGCGCCTTCATCGACACCGCGTTCCGCGACGGCCAGGTTCGGGTCACCGGCACCGCGGTGACCGCGCTCCTGCCCCCGGTGTCGCGGTTTGCGAAAGGCTCGAACCACGGTGCCAAGAAGCAGACGGTCATCGAGAGACTTACGGCGTTCTTCGAGCGGTTCTTCGACTTGCAATGA
- a CDS encoding MFS transporter: protein MSPRQRRALVVAILAAFVPFLDGAVVNVALPAIETELGGGLVTQQWVVDAYLITLGAFILLAGSLADVYGRIRIMTIGLVLFGATSVLCALAPTAEVLIVARALQGAAGALLVPSSLALIVQEFRGQAQAAAIGTWTAWTSGAFIAGPLIGGVLVDAASWRWVFGINVLPVAVTLILMAALRGGDAVEAGRRIDVLGAALAAVGLGGTVVALIEQARLGWTHPVVWVSLVVGVLSLVGFVVWERRSPDPMLPLALFRARNFAWGNLATFAVYGALGVGSFLLTLFVQQVGNYTATQAGLALLPPTVLLLLLSGWFGRLAGRFGPRLFMTAGPLVAGVGYLLMLGTTAEATYLTQLLPGIVVFGLGLAMTVSPLTAAILGAVEPERAGIGSAVNNAVARVAGLLTVAGAGIVIGSTLDVAAFHRSLVATAVLFGLGGLISWVGIRTPAPAPPPPTEPAPGADSSSA from the coding sequence GTGAGTCCGCGCCAGCGACGCGCCCTCGTCGTCGCGATCCTCGCCGCGTTCGTGCCGTTCCTCGACGGCGCGGTGGTCAACGTGGCGCTGCCCGCGATCGAGACGGAGCTCGGTGGCGGCCTCGTCACGCAGCAGTGGGTCGTCGACGCGTACCTCATCACGCTCGGCGCGTTCATCCTGCTCGCGGGCTCGCTCGCCGACGTGTACGGCCGCATCCGCATCATGACGATCGGGCTCGTGCTGTTCGGGGCGACGTCCGTGCTGTGCGCCCTCGCCCCGACCGCCGAGGTGCTGATCGTGGCCCGCGCGCTGCAGGGCGCCGCGGGTGCGCTCCTGGTGCCGAGCTCGCTCGCGCTCATCGTCCAGGAGTTCCGCGGCCAGGCCCAGGCGGCGGCGATCGGCACGTGGACGGCGTGGACGTCGGGGGCGTTCATCGCCGGCCCGCTGATCGGCGGGGTGCTCGTCGACGCCGCGTCGTGGCGCTGGGTGTTCGGCATCAACGTGCTGCCGGTGGCCGTGACGCTGATCCTGATGGCCGCCCTCCGCGGAGGCGACGCCGTCGAGGCCGGCAGGCGCATCGATGTCCTCGGGGCGGCGCTGGCCGCCGTCGGCCTCGGCGGCACGGTGGTGGCGCTCATCGAGCAGGCCCGGCTCGGGTGGACCCACCCCGTGGTGTGGGTCTCGCTCGTCGTCGGCGTCCTGTCGCTCGTCGGGTTCGTCGTCTGGGAGCGGCGCTCCCCCGACCCGATGCTGCCGCTCGCCCTGTTCCGGGCGAGGAACTTCGCGTGGGGGAACCTCGCGACGTTCGCCGTCTACGGGGCGCTCGGCGTCGGCTCGTTCCTGCTGACGCTGTTCGTGCAGCAGGTGGGCAACTACACGGCCACCCAGGCCGGGCTGGCGCTCCTCCCGCCGACGGTGCTGCTCCTGCTGCTCTCCGGCTGGTTCGGGCGCCTCGCCGGGAGGTTCGGCCCGCGGTTGTTCATGACCGCGGGGCCGCTCGTCGCCGGCGTCGGGTACCTCCTCATGCTGGGCACGACGGCGGAGGCCACCTACCTCACGCAGCTGCTGCCGGGCATCGTGGTGTTCGGCCTCGGTCTCGCGATGACGGTGTCGCCGCTGACGGCGGCCATCCTCGGCGCCGTCGAGCCGGAGCGCGCGGGCATCGGCTCCGCGGTGAACAACGCCGTCGCGCGCGTCGCCGGCCTGCTCACCGTGGCCGGGGCGGGGATCGTCATCGGCTCGACTCTCGACGTCGCCGCGTTCCACCGCTCGCTCGTCGCCACGGCCGTGCTGTTCGGGCTGGGCGGGCTGATCTCGTGGGTCGGGATCCGCACGCCGGCGCCCGCGCCCCCACCACCCACGGAGCCCGCGCCAGGAGCCGACTCCTCGAGTGCGTGA
- a CDS encoding DinB family protein, translated as MRVAVYVDPSAGMAHDGWASATTFDLAAWGVVGQGPDDGAALADLSRRLTDAGVVVDPAVVERLEPAPTGTERLFGPELLPATPEQRVATQAVLDDVRPRTLALLDSLGEAELDREDPERDLPAWAAWRTLRAMFWHIADCETRYYLACLGIPAPPRLQDLRAELVASAAAVREAVATMPADLVVDVGAEGRWSTVKVLRRLAWHERDELVAMTALAARARGATA; from the coding sequence GTGCGCGTCGCGGTGTACGTCGACCCGAGCGCCGGCATGGCGCACGACGGGTGGGCGAGCGCCACGACGTTCGACCTGGCCGCATGGGGCGTCGTCGGCCAGGGGCCCGACGACGGCGCGGCGCTCGCCGACCTGAGCCGTCGCCTCACGGACGCCGGCGTGGTGGTGGACCCCGCCGTCGTCGAACGGCTCGAACCCGCACCCACCGGCACGGAACGGCTCTTCGGCCCGGAGCTCCTGCCGGCGACCCCCGAGCAGCGGGTCGCGACGCAGGCGGTGCTCGACGACGTCCGCCCGCGCACGCTCGCCCTGCTCGACTCGCTCGGCGAGGCGGAGCTCGACCGGGAGGACCCCGAGCGCGACCTGCCGGCGTGGGCGGCCTGGCGAACGCTGCGCGCGATGTTCTGGCACATCGCCGACTGCGAGACGAGGTACTACCTCGCGTGCCTCGGGATCCCGGCGCCGCCCCGCCTCCAGGACCTGCGCGCGGAGCTGGTCGCGTCGGCCGCGGCGGTGCGGGAGGCCGTGGCGACGATGCCCGCCGATCTCGTGGTCGACGTCGGCGCGGAGGGGCGGTGGAGCACCGTCAAGGTGCTGCGCCGGCTCGCGTGGCACGAACGCGACGAGCTCGTGGCCATGACCGCGCTGGCCGCGCGGGCGCGCGGCGCGACGGCGTAG
- a CDS encoding GbsR/MarR family transcriptional regulator — MPGGRLTQQERRQIALGLADDLAYAEIARRLERPTSTITREVMRNGGPTAYRADLAHRATERRAHRRREPAVRASRDVRTDGRDAAAVRAYEESFTALLMQSGLPRMAAGVLTCLYTADAGSLTAAELAERLQVSPGSISKAITYLENQGLVMRERGEGRRERYVADTDVWYQSMVASARSNAQLAETARAGVAVLGRGTPAAVRLENMSRFVDFVGESIARAAEQAREILSTTSQAPPGPGGGSASSGEPGA; from the coding sequence ATGCCGGGAGGCAGGCTCACGCAGCAGGAGCGGCGGCAGATCGCGCTCGGCCTGGCCGACGACCTCGCCTACGCGGAGATCGCCCGCCGACTCGAGCGGCCGACGTCGACGATCACGCGCGAGGTGATGCGCAACGGCGGCCCGACCGCCTACCGGGCCGACCTCGCCCACCGCGCGACCGAGCGTCGGGCGCACCGCCGCCGGGAACCGGCCGTGCGTGCGTCGCGGGACGTGCGGACCGACGGCCGTGACGCCGCGGCCGTGCGGGCCTACGAGGAGTCGTTCACGGCGCTGCTCATGCAGTCGGGCCTGCCGCGCATGGCGGCCGGCGTGCTGACGTGCCTCTACACCGCCGACGCCGGGAGTCTCACCGCTGCGGAGCTCGCGGAGCGCCTGCAGGTCAGCCCGGGGTCGATCTCGAAGGCGATCACGTACCTCGAGAACCAGGGGCTCGTCATGCGGGAGCGCGGCGAGGGCAGGCGGGAGCGCTACGTCGCCGACACCGACGTCTGGTACCAGTCGATGGTCGCGTCGGCGCGGTCGAACGCCCAGCTCGCCGAGACGGCGAGGGCCGGCGTCGCCGTCCTCGGTCGCGGCACGCCCGCGGCCGTGCGGCTCGAGAACATGAGCCGCTTCGTCGACTTCGTCGGCGAGAGCATCGCCCGGGCTGCCGAGCAGGCGCGGGAGATCCTGTCGACGACGTCGCAGGCGCCGCCGGGCCCGGGTGGTGGCTCGGCGTCGTCCGGCGAACCCGGCGCCTGA
- a CDS encoding CPBP family intramembrane glutamic endopeptidase: MSSPVEPSTARWRATPSVPVAAVVFVVYCVIVIGLMKAAGVGYEHFFDSAQAALRAVVLPLAAGAVWLTAFLVWARWDHVFRDARRLPTSWFLWILPGLMALVAVLHLLGLDWNRFTPGHVLAVLLASLLVGYTEETLFRGIVLRALRQGARSEGMAILWTTLWFGGFHLTNLLLNEPGAVLQVVFAALTGTALYLARRGTGTIIAAMALHALWDNSTFLAGVHTSDSGPALAANALTTVVYPLAAVTLVVLVVRDRRRPAREAITAEPGQVTEADSRS; encoded by the coding sequence ATGTCGTCACCTGTGGAGCCCTCCACCGCGCGCTGGCGCGCTACGCCGTCGGTACCCGTCGCCGCGGTGGTGTTCGTCGTCTACTGCGTGATCGTCATCGGCTTGATGAAGGCCGCTGGCGTGGGGTACGAACACTTCTTCGACAGTGCGCAGGCCGCGCTTCGCGCCGTCGTCCTACCGCTCGCCGCGGGTGCCGTCTGGCTGACCGCTTTCCTCGTCTGGGCGCGCTGGGACCACGTGTTCCGGGATGCGCGCCGCCTGCCGACGAGCTGGTTCCTGTGGATCCTGCCGGGTCTCATGGCGCTCGTCGCCGTCCTGCATCTCCTGGGCCTCGACTGGAATCGGTTCACGCCCGGGCACGTGCTCGCCGTCCTGCTCGCGAGCCTGCTGGTCGGGTACACGGAGGAGACGCTGTTCCGTGGCATCGTCCTGCGGGCGCTGCGCCAGGGCGCACGGTCCGAGGGCATGGCCATCCTCTGGACGACGCTGTGGTTCGGCGGGTTCCATCTCACGAACCTCCTGCTGAACGAGCCGGGCGCCGTCCTTCAGGTCGTCTTCGCAGCGCTCACCGGCACCGCCCTCTACCTGGCTCGCCGTGGGACAGGAACGATCATCGCGGCGATGGCGCTGCACGCGCTCTGGGACAACTCGACGTTCCTGGCCGGCGTCCACACGTCCGACAGCGGCCCCGCCCTCGCGGCGAACGCCCTCACGACCGTGGTCTACCCGCTCGCCGCTGTGACTCTCGTCGTCCTCGTGGTGCGCGACCGCCGGCGCCCGGCGCGTGAAGCCATCACCGCAGAGCCGGGCCAGGTCACCGAAGCCGACTCCCGGTCCTGA
- a CDS encoding DUF4097 family beta strand repeat-containing protein → MYTFDTPTTVTAVIDVPAGRVQVIAADRADTTVDVRAANAAKGRDVKAEERTTVELSDGVLRIATPTKNELFGPSGAVEVTVQVPAGSRVEAKGPAELRGVGRLGDVTIESSYGTVKLDEAANLRVTAIAGDVTVGRLTGPAEISTTKGDIRIDEATRGSVELRTQAGDVTVGAASGVSATLDAGTSYGRIENALQNTGSVELEIRATTSYGNISARSN, encoded by the coding sequence ATGTACACGTTCGACACCCCCACCACCGTCACCGCCGTCATCGACGTCCCCGCCGGGCGCGTGCAGGTCATCGCCGCCGACCGCGCCGACACGACCGTCGACGTCCGGGCCGCCAACGCCGCGAAGGGTCGCGACGTCAAGGCCGAGGAGCGCACGACCGTCGAGCTCTCCGACGGCGTCCTCCGGATCGCGACGCCGACGAAGAACGAGCTCTTCGGCCCGTCCGGTGCGGTCGAGGTCACCGTCCAGGTGCCCGCCGGCTCCCGCGTGGAGGCGAAGGGTCCCGCGGAGCTGCGCGGCGTCGGCCGGCTCGGCGACGTCACGATCGAGAGCTCGTACGGCACGGTGAAGCTCGACGAGGCGGCGAACCTCCGCGTCACGGCCATCGCCGGCGACGTCACCGTCGGCCGCCTCACGGGCCCGGCGGAGATCAGCACGACCAAGGGCGACATCCGGATCGACGAGGCCACGCGCGGCAGCGTCGAGCTGCGCACCCAGGCCGGCGACGTCACTGTCGGCGCCGCCTCCGGCGTCTCCGCCACCCTCGACGCCGGCACGAGCTACGGCCGGATCGAGAACGCGCTGCAGAACACTGGCAGCGTCGAGCTCGAGATCCGGGCGACCACCTCGTACGGCAACATCTCCGCCCGCAGCAACTGA
- a CDS encoding PadR family transcriptional regulator codes for MSMDDTSAGHLQELRRGTVVLASLVCLREAGYGYALLDQLDGLGISVDASTLYPLLRRLEKQGLLVSEWNTDEARPRKFYRTSPAGEALTAALVADWRRLNDSIESLLKENPS; via the coding sequence ATGAGCATGGATGACACGTCCGCTGGGCACCTGCAGGAACTCCGCCGCGGCACGGTCGTGCTCGCGAGCCTGGTGTGCCTGCGTGAAGCCGGATACGGCTACGCGCTGCTCGACCAGCTCGACGGGCTGGGCATCTCCGTCGACGCGAGCACGCTGTACCCGCTGCTCCGCCGCCTCGAGAAGCAGGGGCTTCTCGTCAGCGAGTGGAACACCGACGAGGCGCGGCCCCGCAAGTTCTACCGCACCTCGCCCGCGGGCGAGGCTCTCACCGCCGCGCTCGTCGCCGACTGGCGACGGCTGAACGACTCGATCGAATCCCTTCTGAAGGAGAACCCCTCATGA
- a CDS encoding excinuclease ABC subunit C, producing MSQVIPVNVQIPSASTAPVVADFVSHALRVAYAARRDVDRLTPEEWGVPGIYVLLTDDGTHQLYVGQAVDLRRRLLHHPSRPKLAWSRVVAIKRDTSHGFNSAEIGYLEGRVAAELAAIPGVAVIEGKRDQDTTLPPHMLLSLDELLASVLAALRLAGVDTHKEADELERTSPRGTRRKSPIAKRGTVADLLAAGLLRAGAEVHLSQGGRAASGTVTTSGEIIVAGVAYASPSTAAQQALGLRSSNGWTTWRVGDLRGPTLDALRDRLAEVDGESVL from the coding sequence ATGTCGCAGGTGATCCCGGTCAACGTCCAGATCCCGTCGGCGTCGACGGCGCCCGTCGTGGCGGACTTCGTCTCGCACGCGCTGCGGGTCGCCTACGCGGCGCGTCGCGACGTCGATCGACTGACGCCGGAGGAGTGGGGTGTCCCGGGCATCTACGTACTCCTGACGGACGACGGCACCCACCAGCTGTACGTAGGCCAGGCCGTCGACCTGCGCAGGCGCCTGCTGCACCATCCCTCGAGACCCAAGTTGGCGTGGTCGCGGGTGGTGGCGATCAAGCGCGACACGTCCCACGGGTTCAACAGCGCGGAGATCGGCTACCTCGAGGGCCGCGTCGCTGCCGAGCTGGCCGCGATCCCCGGTGTCGCCGTCATCGAGGGCAAACGTGACCAGGACACCACGCTTCCTCCGCACATGCTGCTCTCGCTCGACGAGTTGCTCGCGAGCGTGCTCGCCGCACTCCGGCTCGCGGGCGTGGACACGCACAAGGAGGCCGACGAGCTGGAACGCACCTCCCCCCGAGGAACGAGGCGAAAGAGCCCGATCGCGAAGCGCGGCACGGTCGCCGACCTCCTTGCCGCCGGACTGCTACGAGCGGGAGCAGAAGTCCACCTCAGCCAAGGGGGACGCGCGGCGAGCGGCACCGTGACGACGTCGGGAGAGATCATCGTCGCGGGTGTCGCGTACGCATCGCCGAGCACGGCCGCCCAGCAGGCGCTGGGGCTTCGGTCATCCAACGGCTGGACGACATGGCGCGTCGGCGACCTTCGCGGGCCGACCCTCGACGCGTTGCGCGACCGGCTTGCCGAGGTCGATGGGGAGAGTGTGCTGTGA